One Bacteroidota bacterium genomic window carries:
- a CDS encoding TolC family protein: MKQTIVNAEQCPLITIEDHFFKPCKGLFGKKVSQRKITGVIIGKFLFSFFLLPIFAQAQPLELQDCYRLTRANAPQIKLLALNAEELKVGTNKLESTNMPTLKAYGSASYQSEAVRVAFPIPGVEPFELDLFQYNAGVIIDQKIYDGSMVSLQKDIKAIQASIQDLESELAIYQLNELVNKYFFGVALLQKSIRILELKIEVLNQQEHNLQSGVQQGFFTESESGRLAAERLTAGQQLIETNLSLVRLKESLGMLVGLSGSELEIVLPDSLDVPDSLNRLEYSLFDERRNYFDAASKLYDRQYLPRLNAFGQTGYSYPGLNMFENASDYYYIVGVKLGWNLFDWNQAKKEKQLLTIQKSRIDIAEQDFERNINLALKVCMQEIESLRTMLKSDEEIVKYKENIRNTSASMLQHGTITPADYLRDLNEELHARFVLEQHQIKLIEAQAMLAYYYGIPSIN; encoded by the coding sequence ATGAAACAAACAATAGTAAACGCAGAACAATGTCCTCTAATCACAATTGAGGATCATTTTTTTAAACCTTGCAAAGGTCTTTTCGGAAAAAAGGTTTCTCAAAGGAAAATTACAGGTGTAATAATCGGTAAATTTCTTTTTTCGTTTTTTTTACTACCAATATTTGCGCAGGCTCAACCCTTAGAGCTTCAGGATTGCTATCGGCTCACAAGGGCCAATGCCCCTCAGATCAAACTACTGGCTTTGAATGCTGAAGAGCTTAAAGTGGGTACGAATAAACTCGAAAGTACAAACATGCCAACTCTAAAGGCATACGGATCTGCCAGCTACCAAAGCGAAGCTGTTCGGGTGGCTTTTCCGATTCCGGGTGTGGAACCTTTCGAACTTGATTTGTTTCAATACAATGCAGGAGTTATCATCGACCAGAAGATTTACGATGGCTCCATGGTTAGCCTTCAAAAAGATATAAAAGCCATACAAGCATCCATTCAGGACCTTGAGAGTGAGTTGGCTATTTACCAGCTAAACGAACTGGTCAATAAGTATTTTTTTGGTGTCGCACTGCTTCAAAAGTCAATTCGCATTCTTGAATTAAAAATTGAGGTGTTAAACCAACAGGAGCATAACCTTCAATCGGGTGTACAGCAGGGGTTCTTTACCGAAAGCGAGTCAGGTCGTCTTGCTGCCGAGCGTCTTACTGCAGGTCAGCAACTGATTGAGACCAATCTTTCCTTGGTCAGGTTAAAAGAAAGCCTGGGCATGCTCGTTGGCTTGAGTGGGAGTGAGCTGGAAATTGTGCTTCCCGATAGCCTCGATGTGCCCGATAGCCTTAACCGTTTAGAATATAGTTTGTTTGACGAACGTCGTAATTATTTCGACGCGGCCAGTAAGCTGTACGACCGGCAATATCTACCCCGTTTGAATGCTTTTGGTCAGACAGGTTATAGTTATCCCGGTTTGAATATGTTCGAAAATGCATCGGACTATTATTATATCGTGGGAGTGAAGTTAGGCTGGAACCTGTTCGATTGGAACCAGGCAAAAAAAGAAAAGCAGCTTCTAACGATTCAGAAAAGCAGAATCGATATTGCGGAGCAGGATTTTGAGCGGAATATCAATCTTGCATTGAAAGTGTGCATGCAGGAAATTGAAAGCCTGAGGACAATGCTTAAAAGTGATGAAGAGATTGTGAAGTACAAGGAAAATATTCGCAATACCAGTGCCTCTATGCTGCAGCACGGAACCATTACTCCGGCCGATTACCTGCGCGACCTGAACGAGGAGTTACATGCCAGATTTGTGCTCGAGCAGCATCAGATTAAATTAATAGAAGCACAGGCCATGCTTGCATATTATTACGGAATCCCATCAATTAATTAA
- a CDS encoding T9SS type A sorting domain-containing protein, whose amino-acid sequence MKQVLLLIALFAMQYSVYSQSVAFTYDQAGNRTSRTIVTPPLKSAEEFSETPVEYSLDKDYKLMVFPNPTSGILNFEIENLGSTTNFIITARVYTINGSLILDEEFFTNAFTLDISKEQNGIYLLDILVNDDKKQFTIIKK is encoded by the coding sequence ATGAAACAAGTTTTATTGTTAATTGCTCTGTTTGCCATGCAATACAGTGTATATTCCCAGTCTGTCGCGTTTACCTACGACCAGGCCGGAAACCGCACTTCGCGCACCATTGTTACCCCACCCTTAAAATCAGCAGAGGAGTTTTCCGAAACCCCGGTTGAATATTCCCTGGATAAGGACTACAAACTAATGGTTTTTCCGAATCCAACTTCGGGCATTTTAAATTTTGAGATAGAGAATTTGGGCAGTACGACAAATTTCATAATAACTGCAAGAGTTTATACAATTAACGGCAGTCTGATTCTTGATGAAGAGTTTTTTACAAATGCATTTACATTAGATATCTCCAAAGAGCAGAATGGAATATACTTGCTTGATATATTGGTAAATGATGATAAAAAACAATTCACAATCATTAAAAAGTAA
- a CDS encoding efflux RND transporter periplasmic adaptor subunit — protein MKSATAIAYPILYILLILFLVAGCNGKNNTPDAYGNFESQEVIVSAETQGRLIMFAIKEGDTCQPGSILAIVDTLQYSLKKKELMAKRFAAHSQKATIHAQVEVYKQQLATMDIEHKRIKNLLNDKAATARQLDEVEGQINLVQKQVLLTQSNLSNVDAEMMALDAAIEQVNDLISRSIIKSPIAGTVLSKYAEAGEIAITGKALLKIANLDELEIKAYVSGNQLSQVVIGNEIQVAIDGPDDDLIFYPGIVSWVSPNAEFTPKNIQTRHERQNLVYAIKIRVKNDGGIKINMPGEVYLFPHNQNMNK, from the coding sequence ATGAAATCTGCTACAGCCATTGCCTATCCAATCCTATACATCTTGCTTATACTTTTCTTAGTTGCTGGATGTAATGGCAAGAATAATACTCCCGATGCTTATGGCAATTTCGAAAGCCAGGAGGTGATTGTTTCTGCCGAAACACAAGGGCGTTTAATCATGTTCGCGATAAAAGAAGGAGACACCTGCCAGCCAGGTTCCATTTTAGCCATTGTAGATACCCTGCAGTATAGCCTTAAGAAAAAGGAACTGATGGCTAAACGGTTTGCGGCCCACTCTCAAAAGGCCACCATACATGCCCAGGTCGAAGTGTATAAGCAGCAATTGGCTACAATGGATATCGAACATAAAAGAATTAAAAACCTGCTGAACGACAAGGCGGCAACAGCCAGACAGCTCGATGAGGTGGAAGGACAAATTAACCTGGTTCAGAAGCAGGTTTTGCTTACGCAATCCAATTTATCAAACGTCGATGCAGAAATGATGGCTTTGGATGCAGCCATTGAACAGGTGAACGATTTAATTTCACGATCAATTATAAAAAGCCCGATAGCAGGTACGGTACTCTCCAAATATGCCGAAGCCGGTGAAATAGCCATTACGGGCAAGGCATTGCTTAAAATTGCCAACCTCGATGAGCTCGAAATAAAAGCGTATGTGTCGGGCAACCAATTAAGTCAGGTTGTTATCGGCAACGAAATTCAAGTGGCTATTGACGGGCCCGACGACGATTTGATTTTTTACCCAGGCATTGTATCCTGGGTATCTCCCAACGCAGAATTTACGCCTAAAAATATACAAACACGCCACGAAAGGCAGAACCTGGTTTATGCCATCAAGATAAGGGTGAAGAATGATGGGGGCATAAAAATCAACATGCCAGGCGAGGTGTATCTGTTCCCGCACAATCAAAATATGAATAAATGA
- a CDS encoding TetR/AcrR family transcriptional regulator has translation MVNFSETEEKILLAARTVFIRKGLSGARMQEIADEAGINKALLHYYFRSKEKLFERIFEEVLKNLATGISEVLSSDIPILEKLDSFIDKYSEALSANPYLPVFVLNEMSQNPSRIKAFFEKGVLPAMINFFAQIQREVGEGKINPINPAHLLLNIMGMLVLPYAVSPMIAPVLKENMGISYTDILAERKKVISAFVLAALKK, from the coding sequence ATGGTTAATTTTTCTGAAACGGAAGAAAAAATTTTACTAGCAGCCCGCACTGTCTTTATCCGTAAGGGTTTATCAGGTGCGCGTATGCAGGAAATTGCCGACGAGGCAGGTATCAACAAAGCACTTCTTCATTATTATTTCCGAAGTAAAGAGAAGCTCTTCGAGCGCATATTCGAAGAGGTTTTGAAGAATCTCGCGACAGGGATCAGCGAAGTGCTTTCCAGTGATATTCCTATTCTGGAAAAGCTGGATAGTTTTATCGACAAATATTCCGAGGCTTTGTCGGCCAACCCTTACCTGCCGGTTTTTGTGCTCAACGAAATGAGCCAGAATCCTTCGCGCATAAAAGCCTTTTTCGAGAAAGGAGTTTTGCCGGCCATGATTAATTTCTTTGCACAGATTCAGCGCGAAGTGGGTGAGGGGAAGATAAATCCTATTAATCCTGCTCATCTGCTTTTAAATATTATGGGAATGCTTGTATTGCCCTATGCAGTAAGCCCCATGATTGCGCCAGTGCTTAAGGAAAACATGGGTATTAGTTATACCGATATTTTGGCCGAACGAAAAAAAGTGATTAGTGCATTTGTGCTTGCCGCATTAAAAAAATAA